The following proteins come from a genomic window of Megalobrama amblycephala isolate DHTTF-2021 linkage group LG1, ASM1881202v1, whole genome shotgun sequence:
- the LOC125248063 gene encoding H-2 class I histocompatibility antigen, Q10 alpha chain-like: protein MDRMRHNKSDLHVLQWRVGCEVEQQGDEVKFLKGIDEYGYDGEDFLSFDVKESQWVAPVEAALPTKRKWDNVPILNQYIKGYLEKECVDWLNKFREYGDKKLRNGSPPNVYVIEKKNTNDETKLKLTCLASGFYPKDVMMIIRKTQTSLPEDEIESTGIRPNQDGSFQMRKSVEIKKEEKDEYDCFVYHRSLKEPIIVKWDGQ from the exons ATGGACCGCATGAGACACAATAAATCAG ACCTTCATGTTCTTCAGTGGAGAGTCGGTTGTGAAGTTGAGCAGCAGGGAGATGAAGTGAAGTTTCTCAAAGGCATTGATGAGTACGGCTATGATGGAGAGGACTTCTTGTCTTTTGATGTTAAAGAGTCTCAGTGGGTCGCTCCAGTTGAAGCAGCTCTACCAACCAAGAGAAAATGGGACAATGTACCGATTCTAAACCAATACATCAAAGGATACCTGGAGAAAGAATGTGTGGACTGGCTCAACAAATTCAGAGAATATGGAGACAAGAAGCTCAGAAATGGCT ctcctccaaATGTTTATGTGATTGAAAAGAAGAATACCAATGATGAAACCAAGCTGAAACTCACCTGTCTGGCCTCTGGCTTCTACCCCAAAGACGTGATGATGATCATTAGGAAAACTCAGACATCTCTGCCTGAAGATGAGATTGAATCCACAGGAATCAGACCTAACCAGGATGGATCCTTCCAGATGAGGAAGAGTGTGGAGATCAAGAAGGAGGAAAAAGATGAATATGATTGTTTTGTGTACCACAGATCCCTCAAAGAGCCAATCATCGTCAAATGGG ATGGACAATAG